The Lepus europaeus isolate LE1 chromosome 5, mLepTim1.pri, whole genome shotgun sequence genome includes the window CTCGGGTTGGTGGCTTTGCCGGCCACGGGCACGGGGGCGGACACTGAGCCCGCCCTGTGGCCTGCCCTCCCCATCCTGCTCGGTCACCTGTAGCCGGTCCTTCCCCCCCCTTACCCCCCCAGGGACGACGAGCTCTTCCAGtacctgctgcagctggtgcaggtgctcaagtatGAATCCTACCTGGACTGCGAGCTCACCAAGTTCTTGCTGGGCCGGGCCCTGGCCAACCGCAAGATCGGCCACTTCCTCTTCTGGCACCTCCGGTAGCTGGACTCCCTCGGGCcagccctgggtgggggaggggcgggcggcccTGCCCGTGACACTCAGCGCCACCTCCTCCGTCCAGCTCCGAGATGCACGTGCCCTCCGTGGCTTTGCGCTTCGGCCTCATCATGGAGGCCTACTGCAGGGGCAGCACCCATCACATGAAGGTGCTGATGAAGCAGGTGAGGCCCAGGGCCACGGGGCTCGGCGTCCTGCTGGGATCTCTGGGCCCACCGCCACCCTCGCTCTCTCCCCGCCGCCAGGGGGAAGCACTGAGCAAGCTGAAGGCCCTGAACGACTTCGTCAAGGTGAGCTCTCAGAAGACCACCAAGCCGCAGACCAAGGAGCTGATGCATCTGTGTATGCGCCAGGAGGCCTACCTGGAGGCCCTCTCGCACCTGCAGTCCCCGCTCGACCCCAGCACCCTGCTGGCCGAAGTCTGGTGAGCCACGGCCCCGCGCCTGCTCTGGGGGGGACCAGCGCAGGGGCCTGGCTGACGGAGCGCTCTGGCCCGGCAGCGTGGAGCAGTGCACCTTCATGGACTCCAAGATGAAGCCCCTGTGGATCGTGTACAGCAACGAGGAGGCGGGCAGCGAGGGCAGCGTGGGCATCATCTTCAAGAATGGGGACGGTGAGCCAGGCCAGCTCCCCCGCGGtcctggggtgcagggtcccGGGGCCCTGAGAACGCCCCCGGACACTTGTGCCTTTTCCTTGTGCCCGGCGGCTGCGCAGACCTCCGCCAGGACATGCTGACCCTGCAGATGATCCAGCTCATGGACGTCCTGTGGAAGCAGGAGGGCCTGGACTTGAGGTGAGGGCGGGAGGAGGCCACTCCCGGCTGGAGCGCCGGCCCCCCCGCTGCCCTCTGTCCCTGGCTTCCCGCTCCGACTTGGGCAGCGGCCCCCTGGCTGGTGCGCTGAGTATACAGGAGCTCGAGCCTACAGCCTCCCTTCCTGCGCGAGCTTGGGCAGCTGCAGCCCCTGAAGCCCTTGTGGGTGCCCCGTGCTCCTGGGGACCAAGCGGCccacctctcccccccccccatttgccCAGGATGACCCCCTATGGCTGCCTCCCCACGGGGGACCGCACAGGCCTGATCGAAGTAGTTCTCCACTCGGACACCATTGCCAACATCCAGCTGAACAAGAGTAACATGGCGGCCACGGCTGCCTTCAACAAGGACGCTCTGCTCAACTGGCTCAAGTCCAAGAACCCTGGGTAGGTTTGAGGCCGGGAGTGATGGTTGCCCTCCCCTTTCTGAGCAGGGCAGGGTGCAGGGTTCCTCAGGGTTTCCTGATACTGTAACCAAGTGCCTGAGGCCGGGTGACTTAGGAAGAAGAGAGCTCTGtgtggctcacagttttggagactgaATGTCCAGTTCCGCCCACTTCCCTGAGCTGGCCTCTGGTGGGGGCCTAAAGGTGGATGTCTTCACGATGTCTACAGTCAAAGCAAAAGGCAGAGAGCCCGCATCACACAGGAAGCGAGGGCCTGAGGTCCCAGCACACGTCCCTGAGGACTGCGGGGTGGGTCTCTGCTACATATGTATCAGTTGTCTGTGGCTGTGTTGACCACCGCTCAGGGCCTTAGCACATCAGCTCATGAATCTGCCACTTGAGCTGGGCTCAGCTGGCTGGTTCTTCTGCTGGCCTTGCTTAGAGTGCTGAGTTCGCCTGCCTGAACCTGGAGGGTCTAAGCTGGCCATGGTCACACGCGTGGGCCTTGgctttagccatcacctgtgcctcgGTCCCTGTGGCCTCTCCGTTAGTAGGTGAGCCTTGGCACATTCAGGGGTGTTCAAAATCCATGAAATGTCTTATGGCCTGAAGCAGTGTCCTCACGTTCTGTTGGTCAAAGCAAGTCAGGGGCCAGGTCCAAAGGGAAGGCAAATGGACTCCACCTCTTAGGCAGGGAGCTGCACAGTGGTGTGGCCGTGGCTTTCAACCTAACCCTCCCCCCAACCAGGGAGGCCCTGGACCGTGCCATTGAGGAGTTCACCCTTTCCTGTGCTGGCTACTGTGTGGCCACATACGTGCTGGGCATCGGCGACCGGCACAGTGACAACATCATGATCCGTGAGAGTGGACAGGTAGGGGTGGCCCGGGCAGCTGGCAGTGGACGTGCCTTCTCGCAGGGCCTGCCAACCCGTCCGCTAGGCACACGGCTCCAGACTCTCCCCTCCCCCgggccctgctgccttcctgggcccagCGGCTCCCCTTTCTGATGCCATTTCAGCCCTTACCTtacccccctccccagctgttCCATGTGGACTTCGGTCACTTCCTGGGGAATTTCAAGACCAAGTTCGGAATCAACCGTGAGCGAGTCCCCTTCATCCTCACCTACGACTTTGTCCACGTGATTCAGCAGGGGAAGACCAACAACAGTGAGAAGTTTGAGAGGTGAGACTGCCTTAGCCCCACCCAATGCCCCCTCAGTGCCCGGGGGGTCCCCAGGTGAGGGGCACAGGTCCCAGGTCCCTCAGCCCTGCGTTGGTGGGGGATGGGGAGCGTGTCTGGGTTCTGAGCAGGAGTGCCCTTTGATGCCATGGGCTCCACGgggtggtgtgggggaggggagaggctcaAGGGCCAGGAACAAGGGCTTCCTGTGCACCTGTTTCCAGGGCAAGGGTGGGTGGTCAGAGGGAAGGTGCAGCCAGATGCAGACTGACCCGCTGGCTTCAGGCTGGGCGTGGCTGGGGACCCCAAAAGCCTTCTGTGCTGCCCCCAATGCTGCAGGTTCCGAGGCTACTGTGAGAGAGCGTACACCATCCTGCGGCGCCACGggctcctcttcctccacctcttTGCTCTGATGCGGGCAGCGGGCCTCCCCGAGCTCAGCTGCCCCAAAGACATCCAGTATCTCAAGGTAGGCACCAGGGCAGGCCAGAGGCCAGGGGCCACCTAGGACTTGCCCAGGCTCATAGAGCAGCAGGACCCTGGGGGCCACTCAGGCTGGCCTGGGAGCCAGCGGCGGGGTCTGTGGGCAGTGGCCCTCCTGGGCTGCCTCAGCAGGTGCCACTCCCTGTTCTGCCTATGTGGCCTCACCCTGAGGACCAGGCCACTCCATTccctcttggttttgtttttccttccttcgTCTTTGGAAGGTGGAGCTGCCAACACCTGCCAGGGCTCTCTCCTGGGGTCTGTCTCTGGGGGCGGTGCGGGGGCCTGACTGGGACCAGAGGAACTTTGCCACAGTACATGTCAAGCGGCCATCTCAACTGCCCGCCCGAAGCGCTGATGGTGGGGGGGCTAGTTTAAGGGCCCCAGGGGCCACAAGACCCCACCCTGCCTGTGTCCTCAGGACTCCCTGGCCCTGgggaagacagaggaggaggcACTGAAGCACTTCCGGGTGAAGTTTAACGAAGCCCTGCGGGAGAGCTGGAAGACCAAAGTGAACTGGCTGGCCCACAACGTGTCCAAAGACAACCGGCAGTAGTGGCCGCTCTGTCCGTCTGTCCCGGGCCCAGCACCTGGGAGCCCGCACTGTGCTCCGTGGCAGAGCCTCCCCACTGCCTTTGTTTACACGGGTTATTTATTTCACAACGTGACAGGAACTCAACAGCCATAACGGGAAATGCATCTGCCGTGCCCCCAGTGCCCCTGGCCACAGCCCAGGGGGCTGCACCTTGCTGATGGTCACATCAAGTCTTCCAGATGCTGGGCCTTGGCCTGACACTTTCCTGGGGGGGGGCCCCTTGCCAGGCTCCCCGCCCGACTGCCTGGGTCTCGGGGACCTAGCAGCCCCCTGGTGCCTACGATCTGCACAGGACGTCTCACCCCTCAGTGCAGCCCGCCCCGTGCACCCTGCCCTGACCAAGTCGCAGGCCACTGGGGAgccaggtgggggcggggtccCTCAGTGTTAGAGTGATGCCTGGGTATGGgggttccctccctctctgccgcAGGAATTGGTTGCGGGTAACGAAGTTAACAGCCCGACCACTTACTGAACCTCCAGGGCTCAGCCCCAACGGCTGAGCGTGGCTGGCCCATGCTGGCCACGGATCGGGCGGCGGCAGGTCAGGTCTTGTGCACTGCTCCATCAGCTGCCTCTGAAAACACGCGTGGAGGGAGGGACCGGAcccactcccccgccccccagcgtTTCTCGAGGTTCATCAGGTGCCTGAGTGAGTGCTGGGGGGAGGCAGGATCTCTCCTCTGACCGTGCTCAGCTGGGAAGGGTCCAAGCTgagccccaggcctcccacaggccTGGATCTGGGCCACTCTGAGCCTTTGGAAGCCAACTCTGGCTCTGAGGCTGGGACCCTCCCCCATGAATGGCTGACGCAGACCTGCCAGGAGACACTCCCGGGCTCTCAGGGGCCCTCCAACATGGCAGAGCGGGTGCATGGCCGGAGACCGGTGCCAGCCCTGTGTCCGTGTTAGGGGCTCTGTGGCAGTAGGGGCTGCCACGGAGCACCCGCCttgcctgcagtggccagtggCCACCAGCTAAGCGCTGGAACGCACTGGCCGGGCCGTGGGCTCTGGCGCCCGGATGGATTTGTTATTTATTGGACCCGAGCTGCAGGCTTTGCACCACCTCAGCAACCCCTGCCTCGGTCTGTGCTCTGCGTGCCTGGTAAAAaggccattttctctttttttttttttttacaatatttcacGTTACTGTATGGGGAGGGCGAGTTCATGATCGCTGATGTAGGCTGAGACCAGCACTCTGTGAAACCTTGAAATGAGGTAAAAGCAGGTAACAGAAATAAAGGCCTTTTTACGTTCTTATGTTTTGGGCTCCAAAAGAAACACGGGAACGCAGGTTAGAACCACAGACAGACAACGGAGCGCACTGCAGCTGGAGTTAGAACCGGAGCTTTATTGTAGCGGATACACTTTCCGACCTATTCCACACACAGCAACAGCACGGGCGTCTGTCCTACA containing:
- the PIK3CD gene encoding phosphatidylinositol 4,5-bisphosphate 3-kinase catalytic subunit delta isoform isoform X3, yielding MLFDYKDQLKTGERCLYMWPSVPDEKGELLNPTGTVRGNPNTESAAALVICLPEVAPHPVYYPPLEKILELGRHGERAPISEEEQLQLREILERRGSGELYEHEKDLVWKMRHEVQERFPEALARLLLVTKWNKHEDVAQMLHLLCSWPELPVLSALELLDFSFPDCHVGSFAIKSLRKLTDDELFQYLLQLVQVLKYESYLDCELTKFLLGRALANRKIGHFLFWHLRSEMHVPSVALRFGLIMEAYCRGSTHHMKVLMKQGEALSKLKALNDFVKVSSQKTTKPQTKELMHLCMRQEAYLEALSHLQSPLDPSTLLAEVCVEQCTFMDSKMKPLWIVYSNEEAGSEGSVGIIFKNGDDLRQDMLTLQMIQLMDVLWKQEGLDLRMTPYGCLPTGDRTGLIEVVLHSDTIANIQLNKSNMAATAAFNKDALLNWLKSKNPGEALDRAIEEFTLSCAGYCVATYVLGIGDRHSDNIMIRESGQLFHVDFGHFLGNFKTKFGINRERVPFILTYDFVHVIQQGKTNNSEKFERFRGYCERAYTILRRHGLLFLHLFALMRAAGLPELSCPKDIQYLKDSLALGKTEEEALKHFRVKFNEALRESWKTKVNWLAHNVSKDNRQ